A genomic stretch from Sinorhizobium terangae includes:
- a CDS encoding low temperature requirement protein A: MSEIPQHKPPSVAHHVARMSGRDPHEGHRVATPLELLFDLTFVIAFSLAAAQLAHLLAEGHFKAGLIGFGFASFAICWAWVNFSWFASAYDTDDWVFRCVTMVQMVGVLILAIGLPPMFESIDKGENLNNGVMVLGYVVMRVAMVFQWLRAAREDPLRRKACTTYAAAVSIAQIGWIVLIFIDFSLLVTFVFVVVLTLVEMAGPVIAESLQGGTPWHAHHIAERYGLLAIIALGEGVVGTVASVTAVVEGSGWNVDVALVCIAGTGLTFGMWWIYFTLPSAEILHKFRKRAFVWGYGHMVIFAAIIATGAGLHVAAYYIEHKAHISSVAAVMTVAVPVAVYIGLIYAMYVYLVRAMERRHVWQFCATVLVLAASVGAAMAGIDMAVCLIILMFAPVITVIGYERAGHRHKARALERAFGGGQGAH, from the coding sequence ATGTCCGAGATCCCGCAACACAAGCCGCCTTCGGTTGCTCATCATGTCGCCAGAATGAGCGGGCGGGATCCGCACGAGGGACATCGCGTCGCGACACCGTTGGAGTTGCTCTTCGACCTGACCTTCGTGATCGCCTTCAGTCTTGCTGCCGCACAGCTCGCGCATCTCCTGGCTGAGGGGCACTTCAAGGCCGGGCTGATTGGCTTCGGTTTCGCGAGCTTCGCGATCTGCTGGGCCTGGGTGAATTTTTCCTGGTTCGCTTCGGCCTACGATACCGACGACTGGGTGTTTCGCTGCGTAACGATGGTGCAGATGGTCGGCGTGCTCATACTCGCCATCGGGCTGCCGCCGATGTTCGAGTCGATCGACAAGGGCGAAAATCTGAATAACGGCGTCATGGTGCTCGGTTATGTCGTGATGCGGGTCGCCATGGTGTTCCAGTGGCTGAGGGCGGCGCGCGAGGATCCGCTCCGCCGCAAGGCCTGCACCACCTATGCGGCGGCGGTCTCGATCGCCCAGATCGGCTGGATCGTGCTGATCTTCATCGATTTCTCCCTGCTCGTCACCTTCGTGTTCGTCGTCGTGCTGACCCTGGTCGAAATGGCCGGGCCGGTGATTGCGGAGTCGCTGCAGGGTGGTACCCCCTGGCACGCGCACCATATTGCCGAGCGCTACGGCCTGCTTGCGATCATCGCACTCGGTGAAGGCGTGGTTGGAACCGTCGCTTCCGTGACGGCCGTCGTCGAGGGAAGCGGCTGGAATGTCGATGTCGCCCTTGTCTGCATCGCCGGCACCGGACTGACCTTCGGCATGTGGTGGATCTATTTCACGCTCCCGAGCGCAGAAATCCTTCACAAGTTTCGCAAGCGCGCCTTCGTCTGGGGCTATGGGCACATGGTGATCTTCGCCGCCATCATCGCGACGGGTGCGGGACTGCACGTCGCTGCCTACTACATCGAGCATAAGGCACATATCTCGTCCGTGGCGGCGGTGATGACGGTCGCCGTTCCCGTTGCGGTCTACATAGGCTTGATCTACGCCATGTACGTCTATCTGGTCAGGGCGATGGAGCGTCGCCACGTCTGGCAGTTCTGCGCCACGGTCCTCGTGCTGGCCGCATCGGTGGGGGCGGCGATGGCGGGCATCGACATGGCGGTCTGCCTTATCATCCTGATGTTCGCGCCGGTGATCACCGTCATCGGTTACGAACGCGCCGGCCATCGCCATAAGGCGCGTGCACTCGAACGCGCGTTCGGTGGCGGGCAGGGCGCGCATTGA
- a CDS encoding helix-turn-helix transcriptional regulator, with protein MSIDLDGLFQALAPLVDGVPMKDQAVGGAFRRLMSTLMNFDYVVVFAYRGKERPIDLYSTFDAKDHVLFVSLYQAGPYLLDPFYHAACAPKPGVWRMRELAPDRFFSSEYYRTYYVQTGLAEEIGFFVPISGEITVVLSLMRREATGTFSAAEFALLRRAEPLVAALVRHHWADLGRRFDAALAKTGRGRRKATHPPADGVWQHLNLTEREAAIIELVLQGHSSESIGLKLGISTGTVKVHRRNVYRKLGISSQTQLLSLYLRNLGQ; from the coding sequence TTGAGTATCGACCTCGATGGACTTTTTCAGGCGCTGGCACCCTTGGTCGACGGCGTGCCGATGAAGGATCAAGCCGTCGGTGGCGCATTTCGTCGGCTGATGTCGACCCTGATGAACTTCGATTATGTCGTCGTCTTCGCCTATCGCGGCAAGGAGCGCCCGATCGATCTCTACAGCACCTTCGACGCGAAGGATCACGTTCTCTTCGTCAGCCTCTATCAGGCCGGGCCCTATCTGCTCGACCCCTTCTATCACGCCGCATGCGCGCCGAAGCCCGGCGTCTGGCGGATGCGGGAACTGGCGCCGGACCGCTTTTTCTCCAGCGAATACTACCGCACCTACTACGTCCAGACCGGGCTTGCGGAGGAGATCGGCTTTTTCGTCCCGATCAGCGGTGAGATCACTGTCGTCCTCTCGTTGATGCGACGCGAGGCGACCGGCACCTTCAGCGCAGCGGAATTTGCTTTGCTCAGGAGGGCCGAGCCCTTGGTGGCGGCGCTTGTACGCCACCACTGGGCCGATCTCGGCCGCCGCTTCGACGCGGCGCTGGCGAAGACGGGGCGAGGCCGGCGGAAGGCGACGCATCCGCCCGCCGACGGCGTCTGGCAACACCTGAACCTGACCGAAAGGGAGGCGGCGATCATCGAACTGGTGCTTCAGGGGCATTCGTCGGAATCAATTGGCCTGAAGCTCGGCATCTCGACGGGCACCGTCAAGGTTCACCGGCGCAACGTCTATCGCAAGCTCGGCATCTCCTCTCAGACCCAGCTTCTTTCGCTCTACCTCAGGAATCTCGGCCAGTAA
- a CDS encoding ABC transporter ATP-binding protein: protein MTSASTNDIEFRSVAKRYGSVTAVSDINLAVPKGAFVALLGPSGCGKTTCLRMIGGFEQPSEGTVYVGGQPMNGVPAYRRPVNMVFQQYALFPHLDVEQNVAYGLKQMRPRIAATEIARRAQEALEMVRLGGFGKRRIHEMSGGQQQRVALARAIVNKPKVLLLDEPLAALDKKLRTAMQIELQSLQRELGITFVLVTHDQEEALSMSDLVCVMSTGRIVQIGPPQEIYDHPASLFVADFVGKTNRIAATVDAGTNSIRLANGVGLAKPASANGTLGAAMVALRPEAISLVRDGAATLQGTVTHRIFLGSSVEYSVEVDGLGDFLVTADRRSLNESDLAEPGERIGLAFDPNALHVFPA, encoded by the coding sequence GTGACATCCGCTTCGACGAACGACATCGAATTCCGTTCGGTCGCCAAACGCTATGGCAGCGTGACGGCCGTCTCGGACATCAACCTCGCAGTGCCGAAAGGCGCGTTCGTGGCGCTGCTTGGCCCTTCCGGCTGCGGCAAGACTACCTGCCTGCGCATGATCGGCGGCTTCGAGCAACCGAGCGAGGGCACGGTCTATGTCGGCGGTCAGCCGATGAACGGCGTGCCCGCCTATCGCCGGCCGGTCAACATGGTGTTCCAGCAATATGCACTGTTCCCGCATCTCGATGTCGAGCAGAACGTCGCCTATGGCTTGAAGCAGATGCGCCCACGCATCGCCGCTACGGAAATCGCCCGTCGGGCACAGGAGGCGTTGGAGATGGTGCGCCTCGGCGGCTTCGGCAAGCGCCGCATCCACGAAATGTCTGGTGGCCAGCAGCAGCGCGTGGCGCTCGCCCGCGCTATCGTCAACAAGCCGAAGGTGCTGCTTCTCGACGAGCCGCTGGCCGCCCTCGACAAGAAGCTGCGGACGGCCATGCAGATCGAGCTCCAGAGCCTGCAGCGCGAACTCGGCATCACCTTCGTGTTGGTCACCCACGACCAGGAAGAGGCGCTATCGATGAGCGACCTCGTTTGTGTCATGAGCACCGGCCGTATCGTCCAGATCGGTCCGCCGCAGGAGATCTACGACCATCCAGCGAGCCTCTTCGTCGCCGACTTCGTCGGCAAGACCAACCGCATCGCCGCCACCGTCGACGCGGGCACGAATTCGATCCGGCTGGCGAACGGCGTCGGCCTTGCGAAACCCGCGAGCGCCAACGGCACACTCGGCGCGGCCATGGTTGCACTCCGCCCGGAAGCGATCAGCCTCGTCCGCGATGGCGCGGCGACGCTTCAGGGCACAGTCACCCACCGCATCTTCCTGGGCTCGTCAGTCGAATATTCCGTCGAGGTCGACGGCCTCGGCGACTTTCTGGTGACCGCCGACCGCCGGAGCCTCAACGAAAGCGATCTCGCGGAGCCCGGCGAAAGAATCGGGCTCGCCTTCGATCCCAACGCGCTTCACGTCTTCCCGGCCTGA
- a CDS encoding polyamine ABC transporter substrate-binding protein has translation MNKWYRENAPITAEKLADELMRLKRGSVTRRHFLGVTGLGLAAAVFARQPGLFNSTAFAGDLGTQMSIATWPNYHDPATFEAFTAATGVAVEVNVFGSNEEMLAKLQAGGTGWDLFVPTNYTISTYVKLGLIDELDMSKLPKYDASTENARFTNEGIVDGKTYAVPKNWGTTGIAVNSSKIKTPVTSWKEFFDVAMTEADGRAMVHDYQLTTIGNALVSLGFSFNSVKPDELAKAEELLIKVKPHLYAINSDYQPSMRATDAWMTMCWTNDGAQLNRDMPEIQFVLGKDGGEIWSDFYAIPKSAANKAAGYALLNYLMTPENAVKEHIANGAPTTDSRVLKLLPADVTSNKIVYPDEAALTPLEFGAAVTLTDPGRAELMARFKSA, from the coding sequence ATGAACAAGTGGTACAGAGAGAATGCCCCGATTACTGCCGAAAAGCTTGCCGACGAGCTGATGCGCCTGAAGCGCGGCTCGGTTACGCGCCGCCACTTCCTCGGCGTGACCGGTCTCGGCCTTGCAGCCGCCGTCTTCGCGCGCCAGCCTGGCCTCTTCAATTCCACGGCCTTCGCCGGCGACCTCGGCACGCAAATGTCGATCGCGACCTGGCCGAACTATCACGATCCCGCCACCTTCGAGGCCTTTACGGCCGCAACCGGCGTTGCCGTCGAGGTCAACGTTTTCGGCTCGAACGAGGAAATGCTGGCGAAGCTCCAGGCGGGCGGCACCGGATGGGATCTCTTCGTCCCGACGAACTACACGATCTCGACCTATGTGAAGCTCGGCCTGATCGACGAGCTCGATATGTCGAAGCTGCCGAAGTACGACGCCTCGACCGAAAACGCCCGCTTCACCAACGAGGGTATCGTCGACGGCAAGACCTATGCCGTGCCGAAGAACTGGGGCACGACCGGCATCGCAGTGAACTCCAGCAAGATCAAGACCCCGGTCACGAGCTGGAAGGAGTTCTTCGACGTGGCGATGACCGAGGCGGACGGCCGCGCCATGGTGCACGACTACCAGCTCACCACCATCGGCAATGCGCTGGTCTCGCTTGGGTTTTCCTTCAACTCCGTCAAGCCGGACGAACTCGCCAAGGCCGAGGAACTGCTGATCAAGGTGAAGCCCCACCTCTATGCGATCAACAGCGACTACCAGCCGTCGATGCGGGCGACCGACGCCTGGATGACCATGTGCTGGACCAATGACGGCGCGCAGCTCAACCGCGACATGCCGGAAATCCAATTCGTGCTCGGCAAGGACGGCGGCGAGATCTGGTCGGATTTCTACGCCATCCCGAAGAGTGCGGCCAACAAGGCCGCCGGCTACGCGCTGCTCAACTACCTGATGACGCCGGAAAACGCCGTCAAGGAGCACATTGCCAACGGCGCGCCGACGACCGACAGCCGCGTCCTGAAACTTCTGCCGGCCGACGTCACTTCGAACAAGATCGTCTATCCGGACGAGGCGGCGCTCACGCCGCTCGAATTCGGCGCCGCCGTGACGCTCACCGATCCCGGCCGCGCCGAGCTGATGGCGCGTTTCAAGTCGGCGTGA
- a CDS encoding ABC transporter permease, whose protein sequence is MRAAMNTKRNLVTAALVAPAAAWLCVFLVLPFIAMLVFAFGERAPEGGYQAAFTFAQFANLPTRAAAFWNTLVLAPAGAMLCLLVAYPVAYYLAVRANPRYRLILVSLVVVPFWTSLLVRTYAWMYILGSRGIPNLLSMIGIEDVRMLNTPGAVLLGIVYGYLPLMIMPIYVSLEKLDRRLLEASADLGAKPVSTFFGVTLPLSLPGVMTGVALVTILLLGEYLIPQLLGGGKVFFIGNALVDLFLQSRNWPFGSAIAVTLVAVVVVVLMVAMRIAWKVAGTRQVDLV, encoded by the coding sequence ATGCGAGCGGCAATGAACACGAAGAGGAACCTGGTGACGGCGGCGCTGGTTGCGCCGGCGGCGGCATGGCTCTGCGTCTTTCTCGTGCTCCCCTTCATCGCCATGCTCGTCTTTGCCTTTGGCGAACGCGCGCCGGAGGGCGGGTATCAGGCCGCCTTCACCTTCGCCCAGTTCGCCAACCTGCCGACGCGGGCAGCGGCGTTCTGGAACACGCTGGTGCTTGCACCCGCCGGCGCCATGCTCTGCCTGCTGGTCGCCTATCCCGTCGCCTATTATCTCGCCGTCCGGGCGAACCCGCGCTATCGCCTCATCCTCGTTTCGCTGGTGGTCGTGCCGTTCTGGACGAGCCTGCTCGTGCGCACCTATGCCTGGATGTACATCCTCGGTTCGCGCGGCATTCCCAATCTGCTCTCGATGATCGGCATCGAGGACGTGCGGATGCTCAACACGCCCGGCGCCGTGCTGCTCGGCATCGTTTATGGCTATCTGCCGCTGATGATCATGCCGATCTATGTGAGCCTGGAAAAGCTCGACCGCCGGCTCTTGGAGGCCTCCGCCGATCTCGGCGCCAAACCGGTCTCCACCTTCTTCGGCGTCACCTTGCCGCTTTCGCTACCCGGTGTGATGACCGGCGTCGCGCTCGTCACCATCCTGCTCCTCGGCGAGTACCTGATCCCGCAGCTTCTCGGCGGCGGCAAGGTCTTCTTCATCGGCAATGCGCTTGTCGATCTCTTCCTGCAATCGCGCAATTGGCCGTTCGGCTCGGCGATCGCCGTCACCCTCGTCGCCGTCGTCGTCGTGGTGCTGATGGTGGCGATGCGGATCGCCTGGAAGGTCGCGGGCACAAGACAGGTGGACCTCGTCTGA
- a CDS encoding ABC transporter permease, which yields MRAFISSVYLFLYAPIALVVLFSFNAGRNASEFTGFSTAWYGKALGNTFLVSALENSLMIAFTSAALAAIFGTMAALGMERLGMRTRAVFDALFAAAIVVPGVVIGIATLVALVAVFSFVNPALATIWPGDQPPQLGLGYGSIIAAHGLFSMALVTMIVKARIASLGRDIVEASSDLYATPLTTFRLIVLPQILPSILAGFLLAFTFSFDDFIIAFFVAGSKTTLPIYVFASIRRGVTPEINAIATLVLVASLLLILTARLLMREKKSKSGE from the coding sequence ATGCGCGCCTTCATCTCCTCCGTCTATCTCTTTCTTTACGCGCCGATCGCGCTGGTCGTGCTGTTTTCCTTCAATGCCGGCCGCAATGCGAGCGAGTTCACCGGCTTCTCGACCGCCTGGTACGGCAAGGCGCTTGGCAACACGTTCCTGGTCTCGGCGCTCGAAAACAGCCTGATGATCGCCTTCACCAGCGCCGCACTCGCCGCCATCTTCGGCACCATGGCAGCACTCGGCATGGAGCGGCTCGGCATGCGTACACGCGCCGTCTTCGACGCCTTGTTCGCCGCGGCGATCGTCGTGCCGGGCGTCGTCATCGGCATCGCCACGCTGGTCGCGCTCGTCGCCGTCTTCTCCTTCGTCAATCCCGCGCTCGCGACGATCTGGCCAGGCGATCAGCCGCCGCAGCTCGGCCTCGGCTACGGCTCGATCATCGCCGCCCACGGGCTCTTCTCGATGGCGCTGGTGACGATGATCGTCAAGGCGCGGATCGCGAGCCTCGGCCGTGACATCGTCGAGGCGTCGAGCGATCTCTACGCGACGCCGCTCACCACCTTCCGCCTGATCGTGCTGCCGCAGATCCTGCCGTCGATCCTCGCCGGTTTCCTGCTCGCCTTCACCTTCTCCTTCGACGATTTCATCATCGCATTCTTCGTCGCCGGCTCGAAGACGACCCTGCCGATCTATGTCTTCGCCTCGATCCGCCGCGGCGTGACGCCGGAAATCAACGCGATCGCGACTCTGGTATTGGTCGCCTCGCTGCTCCTGATCCTGACAGCGCGCCTTCTCATGCGCGAAAAGAAAAGCAAATCCGGGGAGTGA
- a CDS encoding SDR family NAD(P)-dependent oxidoreductase yields MILKDRVAIVTGAGSGIGQAGAAIMAREGAHVVVVDRSRKAAEATVAAIAGTAGSAEPLAIDVTDDQALSDGIADVLYRHGRIDILHNHAGAQVAGDLEGVDVAGFDRSWSLNVRAHFMAARLVMPSMKAVGRGVILNTSSSSGVLYDREMIAYTTTKHAVIAMTRQMAGDYAKYGVRVNALCPGWVDTPFNEPFIAQMGGRGAIEAYIREKVPLGRWASVDEIAESILFLVSDRSSYMTGQILVVDGGETVV; encoded by the coding sequence ATGATCCTGAAAGACCGGGTCGCGATCGTCACCGGAGCAGGCTCTGGCATCGGTCAGGCAGGCGCTGCCATCATGGCGCGCGAAGGCGCCCATGTCGTGGTTGTCGACCGCAGCCGGAAGGCCGCGGAAGCGACCGTCGCGGCGATCGCCGGCACCGCAGGCAGCGCCGAGCCGCTGGCGATCGACGTGACCGACGACCAGGCGCTTTCCGATGGCATTGCCGACGTGCTTTACCGCCACGGCCGGATCGACATCCTGCACAATCACGCCGGTGCCCAGGTTGCCGGCGATCTCGAAGGCGTCGACGTGGCGGGCTTCGATCGCTCCTGGAGCCTCAACGTCCGCGCCCATTTCATGGCCGCCCGCCTCGTCATGCCATCGATGAAGGCGGTGGGCCGCGGCGTCATCCTCAACACCTCCTCGTCCTCCGGAGTTCTCTACGACCGCGAGATGATCGCCTACACGACGACGAAACACGCCGTCATCGCCATGACCCGCCAGATGGCCGGCGACTATGCGAAATACGGTGTGCGTGTGAATGCGCTCTGCCCCGGCTGGGTGGATACGCCCTTCAACGAACCCTTCATTGCGCAAATGGGCGGGCGCGGCGCGATCGAGGCCTATATCCGCGAGAAGGTGCCGCTCGGCCGTTGGGCGAGCGTCGACGAAATCGCCGAGTCGATCCTCTTTCTCGTCTCCGATCGGTCGTCCTACATGACCGGGCAGATTCTGGTGGTCGATGGCGGGGAGACGGTCGTCTGA